A window of Onychostoma macrolepis isolate SWU-2019 chromosome 01, ASM1243209v1, whole genome shotgun sequence contains these coding sequences:
- the chrnb5a gene encoding neuronal acetylcholine receptor subunit beta-2, translating to MVSVMASKWLLCFCLLWLCVTRSLAADAEERLVDFLLGPERYNKLIRPAVNKSQQVTIGIKVSLAQLISVNEREQIMTTNVWLTQEWNDYRLVWDPNEYEGIKKLRIPSQHIWLPDIVLYNNADGVYEVSFYCNAVVSNTGDIFWLPPAIYKSACAIEVRHFPFDQQNCTLKFRSWTYDRTELDLVLTSDFASRDDYTPSGEWDIVSLPGRKNEDPNDLTYLDVTYDFVIKRKPLFYTINLIIPCVLITSLAILVFYLPSDCGEKMTLCISVLLALTVFLLLISKIVPPTSLAVPLIGKYLMFTMVLVTFSIVTSVCVLNVHHRSPSTHRMPEWVKRVFLHKLPIFLLMRRPGRSNVRERFRRKHQRKSFSSDPKGIRLDGDSFFLSDDPGRVCGAWRVGDLPEGSEFRQRVKFRHDPDVDEAIEGVRFIAEHMKIEDDDEGIIEDWKYVAMVIDRLFLWIFILVCVVGTLGLFVQPLFQSYNTPVAEEVYGDF from the exons ggTCTCTTGCTGCTGATGCTGAGGAGAGGCTGGTAGATTTTCTGCTTGGTCCTGAGCGCTATAATAAACTTATCCGGCCTGCGGTCAATAAGAGTCAGCAGGTCACTATTGGCATCAAAGTCTCTCTAGCACAGCTCATTAGTGTG AATGAGAGGGAACAAATCATGACAACGAATGTGTGGCTGACTCAG GAGTGGAATGACTACAGACTGGTGTGGGATCCGAATGAGTACGAGGGCATCAAAAAACTACGAATACCATCGCAGCACATCTGGCTTCCTGATATAGTACTCTATAACAA TGCAGATGGTGTGTATGAAGTATCATTTTACTGCAATGCAGTTGTCTCCAACACTGGGGATATTTTCTGGCTCCCTCCTGCCATCTACAAGAGCGCCTGTGCTATTGAAGTCCGTCACTTCCCCTTCGATCAACAGAACTGCACGCTTAAATTTCGTTCTTGGACCTATGATCGCACAGAACTCGATCTTGTCTTGACGTCCGATTTTGCCAGTCGTGATGATTACACACCAAGCGGTGAATGGGATATTGTGTCGCTCCCTGGCAGAAAAAACGAAGACCCCAATGACCTCACGTACCTGGATGTCACGTACGACTTTGTGATCAAGCGCAAACCTCTCTTCTACACGATTAACCTCATCATTCCATGCGTCCTCATCACTTCTCTTGCGATTCTGGTTTTCTACCTTCCTTCAGACTGTGGAGAGAAGATGACACTTTGTATATCAGTTCTTCTGGCTCTTACTGTGTTTCTGCTCCTGATATCGAAGATCGTTCCACCGACATCCCTGGCTGTTCCATTAATAGGGAAGTATCTGATGTTTACGATGGTGCTGGtcacattttctattgtgacgagtgtgtgtgtgctcaatGTTCACCACCGTTCTCCATCGACACACCGCATGCCCGAGTGGGTCAAGCGTGTGTTCCTGCATAAGCTTCCTATTTTCCTTCTGATGCGACGGCCCGGAAGGTCTAATGTACGGGAAAGGTTTCGACGGAAGCATCAGCGGAAATCATTCTCATCTGATCCGAAGGGCATAAGGTTGGACGGAGACTCATTCTTCTTAAGTGATGACCCTGGGCGTGTTTGCGGGGCCTGGAGGGTCGGTGACCTTCCTGAGGGTTCAGAGTTCAGGCAGAGAGTGAAATTCAGGCATGACCCAGATGTGGATGAGGCCATAGAGGGTGTGAGGTTCATTGCTGAACATATGAAGATtgaggatgatgatgaaggg ATCATTGAGGACTGGAAGTATGTAGCCATGGTGATCGACCGGCTCTTCCTCTGGATTTTTATCCTGGTGTGTGTCGTCGGCACACTCGGACTCTTTGTTCAGCCTCTCTTTCAGAGCTACAACACCCCCGTGGCAGAAGAAGT ATATGGGGATTTCTAA
- the chrna6 gene encoding neuronal acetylcholine receptor subunit alpha-6, with protein sequence MNSAGRVTLFFLLIVLITQDCFSSKGEDRLFRRLFRRYNQFIRPVENVSDPVTVEFEVSISQLVKVDEVNQIMETNLWLRHIWNDYKLKWSPIEFDGIEFIRVPSNKIWRPDIVLYNNAVGDFLVEDKTKALLKYDGTITWVPPAIFKSSCPMDITYFPFDYQNCSMKFGSWTYDKAKIDLVLIGSKVNLKDFWESGEWEIIDAPGYKHDIKYNCCEEIYPDITYSFYIRRLPLFYTINLIIPCLLISFLTVLVFYLPSDCGEKVTLCISVLLSLTVFLLVITETIPSTSLVIPLIGEYLLFTMIFVTLSIVITVFVLNVHYRTPMTHTMPSWVRTVFLRALPRIMLMRRPLDLSESSGKGGLESGGSSGTGAGRGGEGKKRKNSGSQQGAMNSLEFGEGKAALEGKKGGCPCHPMKEATEGDCGKVSRQLSPQAINTVVAFSVVSPEIKQAIESVKYIAENMRSRNKAKEVEDDWKYVAMVIDRIFLWVFVLVCVLGTLGLFLQPLIGFFS encoded by the exons ATGAATTCTGCTGGGAGAGTcactttgttttttcttttaattgtcCTGATAACGCAAG ATTGTTTCTCATCTAAAGGAGAAGACAGGCTGTTTCGTCGTTTATTCAGGAGGTATAATCAGTTCATTCGGCCAGTGGAAAATGTGTCCGACCCCGTCACAGTGGAGTTTGAGGTCTCCATCTCACAGCTTGTTAAAGTG gatgaagtcaatcagatcatggAAACAAATCTTTGGCTGAGACAT ATATGGAATGACTACAAGCTGAAGTGGTCACCTATAGAGTTTGATGGAATTGAGTTCATCAGAGTCCCATCAAATAAAATCTGGAGGCCTGACATTGTACTTTACAACAA TGCTGTTGGGGACTTCTTGGTGGAGGACAAAACCAAAGCTCTTTTGAAATATGATGGAACCATCACTTGGGTTCCTCCTGCAATCTTCAAATCATCCTGCCCTATGGACATCACATACTTCCCCTTTGACTATCAGAATTGCTCTATGAAGTTTGGTTCCTGGACATATGACAAGGCCAAGATTGACCTGGTACTTATTGGCTCAAAGGTAAACCTTAAAGACTTCTGGGAGAGTGGAGAGTGGGAGATCATTGATGCACCCGGTTATAAGCATGACATCAAGTACAACTGCTGTGAAGAGATCTACCCAGACATAACCTACAGTTTTTACATACGGCGACTGCCCCTCTTCTACACTATCAACCTTATTATCCCCTGCCTCCTAATCTCCTTTCTGACAGTACTCGTCTTCTACCTTCCATCAGACTGTGGTGAGAAAGTGACATTGTGCATCTCTGTACTCCTCTCTCTCACTGTGTTCCTTCTTGTCATTACGGAAACCATCCCGTCCACCTCACTCGTGATCCCTCTGATAGGCGAGTACCTTCTCTTCACCATGATTTTTGTCACCCTCTCAATTGTCATCACCGTctttgtattgaatgtgcactatCGCACCCCTATGACCCACACTATGCCTAGCTGGGTCCGTACCGTCTTCCTCCGAGCTTTACCCCGCATTATGCTCATGCGCCGGCCTCTCGATCTATCAGAGTCATCTGGAAAAGGAGGACTAGAAAgtgggggctcgtccgggacTGGAGCAGGACGAGGAGGAGAGGGAAAGAAGAGGAAAAACAGTGGATCTCAGCAGGGAGCAATGAACTCTTTGGAATTTGGAGAAGGGAAAGCAGCATTAGAAGGAAAGAAAGGCGGATGCCCATGTCACCCAATGAAAGAGGCAACTGAGGGGGATTGTGGGAAAGTAAGTCGTCAGTTGAGTCCACAGGCTATTAACACAGTTGTGGCTTTCTCTGTGGTGTCACCGGAGATCAAACAGGCTATTGAGAGTGTGAAGTACATTGCTGAGAACATGAGGAGCCGCAACAAAGCCAAAGAG GTGGAGGATGATTGGAAATATGTTGCCATGGTGATTGACCGCATCTTCCTTTGGGTCTTTGTGCTGGTGTGTGTGCTGGGAACTCTGGGCCTCTTCCTGCAACCTCTGATTGGCTTCTTCTCGTAA